The stretch of DNA GACGGGCTCGACCCTCCGCACCACGGGCCGGTACCCGATGCGCCGGAAGGAAAGGCTGTCGTGCCCCGCCGGCACATCGAGCGCGTAGCGACCGTTCGCGTCCGTCACGGTCTCGACGGAGGTACCGACGACGGTCACCCGGACGCTTGCGAGCGGCTTCTGGGTGCTCGAATCCTGCACCTGACCGACCACGTGTGTGGGCTCTTGTGCGAGCGCCATCCCTGGTAACGGCGCGACGAGCGCCAACGCCAGGACGGCGGCGCGGACGCAGAGCCTGAACGGCACCCTCATGAGTCCTCCTGGGAAGCGGATGCGAACGAAGACGGGCCCGCTGCCAGTTGCGGCACCGGACCTGATAACCCTTCACACTGTTCGAGCAAAAAAACCTTACGCACGTGACGCTCGACGGCCGGAGGAGCGAGCACAAGCGTGAGACGGCGTCAAAAAAAGAGCGCGCCGCGCGACACGTGTCAATCGCTAAAAACGCGCTTCGAGTTGCAACGTCAATTTTCGGAAGGAGGTGGTGTGTTGCGGTGCCGCATCACCCCGCCGCGGCGGCGACGGCGGCGAGATCCTGGAACAACATCTTCCACTGTTTGGCGGGCAGCCCGGCGCGCAGTCGCTCTTGGGCTCGTGCCCAGGCGGGAAGCGCGCTCGCGAGCCGGCGCCGCCCGGCGGGCGTAAGGCTCCAACGCACCTCGCGGCGGTCCCGTCCCGCGGCGGCCCGGATCCAGCCGGCGCGCTCGAGCGGGGGCAGCGTGCGGCTCAATGTCGTCGCGTCGAGGGCCAGCAGCCGGCCCAGCGCCCCCTGCGTGGCTGCCCCCCCCATTTGCTCTAGCGCTTGCAGCAGCGTGAACTGCGTAACCCGCAGGCCCGTGCCCTGAAGCTCCGTTTCGTACAGCTGTGTCACCACCCGCGCGGTGCGCCGCAGGCTGGCGCACGCGCAGGCGAGACGGGGCAGCGACTCACGCGCCATGGGTCGCACCTCGCAGCCGGCGGAAGATGATGACGTGGCTCGCGAGGAAGACCGGCACCACGAAGGTCGGGATCAGCACGAGCGGCAGGTACAGCACCGGCGCGACGCCCGGCGTAGAGCCCTGCAGCGTGACCGCCGTGGCGGTGGCGACCGCGACCACGAGGTCCAAGAACCCGAGCGCGTTCCAGGTGTGCGTGAGGCCGCGCCGAAGCGGCGTGCGCGGCTCGCCCGCCGCGACGAGGATGAGCGCCAGCGCGGCCGTGGCGATGTCGCCCCAGCCGGCGCGAGCTGCGAACACGGGGTCGATCTCGCCCCGGGCGGCGAGGACCAAGAAGGTGATCCCGACGAAGCGGAACGCGTTAATGCCGATGAGGGTGCGGAGCGGCAGTGCGTCGACCCAGGCGCGCAGCGCGGGGACGACGGTCACGGCGACGAGCGTGGCGGCAAACAGCCCGAGGAAGATCAGCTGGGGCCCCGGGAACGGCAGCCGGACGAGGAAGCCCGTGCCCCCGGCGACAAGCGCCAGGGCGAGCCAGGCGATCACAAGGACGCCCGCGGCTCGGGGAAAGCGAGGAGCGGCGCTGGTAGAGGCGGTCATGGCATCAAACCTCAGTAAGGGTTACCGGGAAACTATGTGTATATGCAACTATATTCCGGCGTCCAGGGTTCCCCGATGCGGCCTCGGCTCCTCTGATGGCTCACGCTGGCCGCTCATTTCACCGGGCGGTACCTTGGGAACGCCATGTCCGATGCGCTCGAACGTCTCGGGGCGGCCCTCGCCGAGCACTACACTATCGAGCGTGAAATCGGTGCCGGTGGCATGGCGACCGTGTATCTCGCCAGGGACTTGAAGCACGATCGCAAAGTCGCCCTGAAGGTGCTGCGCCCCGAGCTCGCCGCGGTGCTCGGGATCGAGCGCTTCCTGAGTGAGATCCGCGTTACCGCCCATCTGCAGCACCCGCACATCCTGCCGTTGTTCGATTCCGGCCAGGCAGGCGGCCTGATCTACTATGTGATGCCGCACGTGGAGGGCAAATCGCTGCGGCACCGCCTCGAGCGAGAGAAGCACTTGCCGATCGAGGAGGCGGTCGGACTGGCCAGTAGCGTCGCCAGTGCGCTCGACTACGCGCATCGCCACGGGGTGATCCACCGCGACATCAAGCCGGAGAACATCCTGTTCCAGGACGGCCAGGCGGTAGTGGCGGACTTCGGCATCGCACTCGCGCTCACCGCCGCCGCGGGCTCGCGGCTCACGGAAACGGGGCTGTCCCTCGGCACGCCGCAGTACATGAGCCC from Deltaproteobacteria bacterium encodes:
- a CDS encoding SusC/RagA family TonB-linked outer membrane protein codes for the protein MRVPFRLCVRAAVLALALVAPLPGMALAQEPTHVVGQVQDSSTQKPLASVRVTVVGTSVETVTDANGRYALDVPAGHDSLSFRRIGYRPVVRRVEPVVDVAMRFQAVELEAVSVTTALGIEREQRTLPYAAQTISGARLTQVPSTNVLSTLQGNVAGLYVTNSSNPFGSARVVARGGGSILGQNQPLIVV
- a CDS encoding winged helix-turn-helix transcriptional regulator — encoded protein: MARESLPRLACACASLRRTARVVTQLYETELQGTGLRVTQFTLLQALEQMGGAATQGALGRLLALDATTLSRTLPPLERAGWIRAAAGRDRREVRWSLTPAGRRRLASALPAWARAQERLRAGLPAKQWKMLFQDLAAVAAAAG
- a CDS encoding serine/threonine protein kinase → MSDALERLGAALAEHYTIEREIGAGGMATVYLARDLKHDRKVALKVLRPELAAVLGIERFLSEIRVTAHLQHPHILPLFDSGQAGGLIYYVMPHVEGKSLRHRLEREKHLPIEEAVGLASSVASALDYAHRHGVIHRDIKPENILFQDGQAVVADFGIALALTAAAGSRLTETGLSLGTPQYMSPEQATGDRVIDARSDIYSLGAVLYEMLAGEPPHTGPTVQSVIAKVVTDRPRPLRQLRESVPPHVEAAVLKALAKLPADRFQTAAQFVDALARPGWSGVSAAA